One Desulfobacterales bacterium genomic window carries:
- a CDS encoding C-GCAxxG-C-C family protein encodes MKGFPYTQYPPIIYNFAGGGCAGWGTACGTLIAAGAMINLFTQPKECSKIFNELIGWYCDMPFPSKGLDKFAKFPGQVQTVSNSPLCHVSVAKWCTESGKMLTTPERLDRCAKIAAEVAAKTIELLNAHADGTFKPVYALPAETQKCLSCHGVKKSANYQHGKMYCGECHEPHDL; translated from the coding sequence ATGAAGGGCTTTCCGTATACGCAGTATCCGCCCATAATATATAATTTTGCCGGGGGTGGATGCGCCGGCTGGGGGACTGCATGCGGTACCCTGATTGCCGCAGGCGCCATGATCAATCTTTTTACTCAGCCCAAAGAGTGCAGCAAGATTTTTAATGAGCTGATCGGCTGGTATTGCGATATGCCGTTTCCGTCAAAGGGCCTGGACAAATTTGCCAAGTTTCCCGGGCAGGTCCAGACCGTCAGCAATTCACCCCTGTGCCACGTGTCCGTTGCCAAATGGTGCACTGAATCGGGCAAGATGCTGACCACTCCCGAGCGCTTGGATCGTTGTGCAAAAATAGCCGCTGAAGTAGCGGCAAAGACGATTGAGTTGCTGAATGCCCATGCAGACGGCACCTTCAAACCTGTGTATGCGCTACCGGCCGAAACACAGAAATGCCTGTCATGTCACGGCGTTAAAAAATCGGCCAATTATCAGCACGGAAAAATGTATTGCGGCGAGTGCCACGAACCCCATGATTTATAA
- a CDS encoding ARMT1-like domain-containing protein, translating into MSTTIENKYFTGIVPDCYACVINQARSAARFAELTEEQTHRIVAVARIELEKAKGTHLLVQHIVRRVADAIIQERSESPGFDIYAEVKKKSNSLSLSYAEKFQKKIDNSKSPLETGIQIAAAGNIIDFGAKNHASIDLNKELQSLDKTPFTHYDIEPFKKALGRASTLLYLCDNCGEIVFDTLFIKELQREYPRLQIVAALRDKPIINDATLEDAKAVGLDRLVTTISSGSVYPGTILPETTEVFQKLFTSADVMLSKGQGNFETLSPIADKRVFFLLRIKCEYMAALSKTKKDSLVLIQGGNDTRSI; encoded by the coding sequence CGATTTGCTGAACTTACTGAAGAGCAGACCCATCGCATTGTTGCGGTAGCCAGGATAGAACTGGAAAAGGCTAAAGGAACGCATCTCTTAGTCCAGCATATTGTTCGTCGCGTGGCAGACGCAATTATTCAAGAACGAAGTGAATCTCCCGGATTTGACATTTATGCAGAGGTGAAAAAAAAATCCAACTCCTTATCTTTGTCCTATGCAGAAAAATTTCAAAAGAAAATAGATAATAGTAAATCACCACTTGAAACTGGGATTCAGATAGCGGCAGCGGGAAATATTATAGATTTTGGAGCAAAAAATCATGCTTCTATCGATCTGAACAAAGAGCTTCAGTCTCTTGATAAAACGCCCTTTACTCACTATGATATTGAACCGTTTAAAAAAGCACTGGGCAGGGCTTCAACACTTCTCTACCTCTGTGATAATTGTGGAGAAATAGTTTTTGACACGCTGTTCATAAAAGAGTTGCAGCGGGAGTACCCACGCCTTCAGATCGTAGCGGCACTTCGCGATAAGCCTATCATCAATGATGCCACGCTGGAAGATGCCAAGGCGGTAGGACTTGATCGTCTGGTTACGACCATTTCCAGTGGCAGTGTTTATCCGGGAACCATTCTTCCCGAAACGACAGAAGTGTTTCAAAAATTGTTTACTTCTGCAGATGTGATGCTTTCCAAAGGCCAGGGAAATTTCGAAACGTTGTCACCGATAGCGGATAAAAGGGTCTTTTTTTTATTACGCATTAAATGTGAATATATGGCAGCTTTATCTAAAACAAAAAAAGACAGTTTAGTACTTATACAAGGAGGCAACGATACCCGATCAATATGA